The Salvelinus sp. IW2-2015 linkage group LG15, ASM291031v2, whole genome shotgun sequence genome includes a region encoding these proteins:
- the LOC111973924 gene encoding CD81 antigen: MGVEGCTKCIKYMLFFFNFIFWLTGGVVLGVALWLRHDGHTSSLLELKFDGQQAPTTFLNSVHILIAVGAVMMVVGFLGCYGAIQESQCLLGTFFACLVILFACEVAAGIFGFMHKDSISKELITFYDNVYENSVVNTITDQDKDKKQAAAAVLKVFHETLECCGRGISNAFTTFITQGFTDMCPKSVSATTTDCHGKIRELFNEKVYLIGIAALIVAIIMIFEMTFSMVLCCGIRNSPVY, from the exons ATGGGAGTCGAAGGCTGCACTAAATGTATCAAATACATGCTTTTCTTCTTCAACTTCATCTTCTGG CTCACAGGAGGTGTGGTCCTGGGCGTGGCTCTGTGGCTTCGACATGACGGCCACACCAGCAGCCTGCTAGAGTTGAAGTTTGACGGCCAACAAGCACCAACCACCTTCTTAAACA GTGTTCACATCCTGATCGCTGTTGGCGCAGTGATGATGGTTGTCGGGTTCCTCGGCTGCTATGGTGCCATTCAGGAGTCTCAGTGTCTTCTTGGAACA TTCTTTGCCTGCTTGGTGATCCTGTTCGCTTGTGAGGTGGCAGCTGGAATCTTTGGATTCATGCACAAAGATTCG ATTTCCAAAGAGCTGATTACCTTCTATGACAATGTTTATGAGAACTCTGTAGTAAACActataacagaccaggacaaggacAAGAAACAGGCTGCCGCTGCTGTGCTGAAGGTCTTCCATGAGACG TTGGAATGCTGTGGTAGGGGCATCAGCAACGCGTTCACTACGTTTATCACCCAAGGTTTTACAGACATGTGCCCCAAGTCAGTCTCCGCTACCACTACA GACTGCCATGGAAAAATCAGGGAGCTCTTTAACGAGAAGGTTTACCTGATTGGCATCGCTGCCCTGATAGTTGCTATTATTATG ATCTTTGAGATGACCTTTAGTATGGTCCTGTGCTGTGGRATCCGCAACAGCCCGGTGTACTAA